From Pseudomonas hefeiensis, one genomic window encodes:
- the nudK gene encoding GDP-mannose pyrophosphatase NudK produces MTQANTKDRVRIKKVEVLSDNWYVLRKTTYDYLGRDGQWRELARETYDRGNGATILLYSKAKQTVVLTRQFRFPAFVNGHEGLLIETCAGLLDNDDPHTCIRKETQEETGYIVQDVRKVFEAFMSPGSVTERVHFFVGEYFDEDKQHEGGGLEAEGEEIEVLETSLDKALGMIETGDICDGKTIMLLQYAKLHRLLD; encoded by the coding sequence ATGACACAGGCAAACACCAAAGATCGCGTGCGCATCAAGAAAGTCGAAGTGCTCTCGGACAACTGGTACGTGCTGCGCAAAACCACCTACGACTACCTCGGCCGCGATGGCCAGTGGCGCGAGCTGGCCCGCGAGACCTACGATCGGGGCAACGGCGCGACCATCCTGCTGTACAGCAAGGCCAAGCAAACCGTGGTGCTGACCCGGCAGTTCCGCTTCCCGGCCTTCGTCAATGGTCACGAAGGTCTGTTGATCGAAACCTGTGCCGGTCTGCTGGATAACGACGACCCGCACACCTGCATCCGCAAGGAAACCCAAGAGGAAACCGGCTATATCGTCCAGGATGTACGCAAGGTGTTCGAAGCATTCATGAGCCCGGGGTCGGTGACAGAGCGCGTGCATTTTTTCGTCGGCGAATACTTCGACGAAGATAAACAGCATGAGGGCGGCGGGCTGGAAGCCGAAGGCGAGGAAATCGAAGTGTTGGAGACGTCCCTCGACAAGGCGCTGGGCATGATCGAAACCGGCGATATCTGCGACGGCAAGACCATCATGCTGTTGCAGTATGCCAAGCTGCATCGGTTGCTGGATTAG
- a CDS encoding tripartite tricarboxylate transporter TctB family protein, which translates to MDTYKRNELFAGLAMLGAGVAYLLLTANLPRRSFVDAAFVPWILSGALCLLGVLQLLAWRKLPQQRAEPVEPAEAAESIDYPTVIKSIALVTLFTALLQIVGFVIMTTLYLYAQFIVLTPADQKVKHGLYAVIAVVSAGLIFVIFREGFDLLLPAGLLDF; encoded by the coding sequence ATGGATACCTACAAAAGAAATGAATTGTTCGCCGGCCTGGCGATGCTCGGTGCTGGCGTGGCGTACCTGCTGTTGACCGCAAACCTGCCGCGCCGCAGTTTCGTCGACGCCGCTTTCGTACCCTGGATTCTCTCCGGCGCGCTGTGCCTGTTGGGTGTGTTGCAATTGCTGGCCTGGAGAAAACTGCCCCAGCAACGTGCCGAACCTGTCGAGCCTGCCGAAGCCGCTGAGTCGATCGATTACCCGACCGTTATCAAATCCATTGCCCTGGTGACGCTCTTCACCGCGCTGTTGCAAATTGTCGGTTTCGTGATCATGACCACGCTTTACCTCTACGCCCAATTCATCGTGTTGACCCCCGCGGATCAGAAGGTCAAGCACGGGCTTTATGCCGTGATCGCGGTCGTTTCAGCGGGTTTGATTTTTGTGATCTTCCGTGAGGGCTTCGATTTGCTGCTGCCCGCCGGTCTATTGGATTTCTAG
- a CDS encoding tripartite tricarboxylate transporter permease translates to MIELLQQGFGAVFTPYVFVLITLGVAVGIVFGAVPGLSATMAIALCLPLTYSMGPATGLSLLVALFVGATSGGLISAILLNIPGTPASIATTFDGSPMMKKGQGVKALGIGVVFSFLGTIFSIGALMFIAPILADVALSFGPHEYFSIAIFSLTLIATLSTGSLVKGLFAGALGFAFSTVGIAPVEAIRRFTFDLPSLNGGFAMLTVMIGMFAVAEVLKFAESARSSHRAKPQNISMKGVKGFGFSIKEFISQLPNATRSSFIGLGIGILPGIGAGTSNIVSYIAAKKRSKHPEEFGKGSIEGVVASETANNAGIGGAMIPLLTLGIPGDTTTAVMLGGFMIHGIQPGPLLFISQGSLVYTIFAALILASLLMLVLEFYGLRIFIKLLAVPKHILLPIILVLCVVGAFGLNSRIFDVWAVLLFGLLGYGFVKGGLPIAPFIIGFILGPMAETNLRRGLMLSDGNFSGFLTTPISAVFLALAAASVSWHLVTVIRHKKSAAIELMRS, encoded by the coding sequence ATGATTGAGCTCCTGCAACAAGGCTTTGGTGCCGTATTCACGCCCTATGTATTTGTCCTGATCACCCTCGGCGTTGCTGTGGGGATCGTCTTCGGTGCGGTGCCCGGCCTCTCGGCTACCATGGCCATCGCCCTGTGCTTGCCGCTGACCTACTCGATGGGCCCGGCAACAGGCCTGTCATTGCTGGTTGCCCTGTTTGTCGGCGCCACCTCGGGAGGGTTGATTTCAGCGATATTGCTCAACATACCGGGTACGCCGGCGTCCATCGCTACTACGTTCGATGGTTCGCCGATGATGAAAAAGGGCCAGGGTGTCAAAGCCCTGGGCATTGGCGTGGTGTTCTCGTTCCTCGGCACGATTTTCAGTATTGGCGCCTTGATGTTCATTGCTCCGATCCTGGCTGACGTGGCTTTGAGCTTTGGTCCCCACGAATATTTTTCCATTGCCATTTTCTCGCTGACGCTGATCGCCACCCTGTCCACTGGCTCGCTGGTCAAAGGCCTGTTTGCCGGAGCCCTGGGCTTTGCTTTTTCAACGGTCGGAATCGCCCCGGTCGAGGCCATCCGTCGCTTCACCTTTGACCTGCCGAGCCTTAATGGTGGCTTTGCCATGCTCACCGTCATGATCGGCATGTTTGCGGTCGCCGAAGTGCTGAAGTTCGCCGAGAGCGCCCGCTCAAGTCACCGTGCCAAGCCACAGAACATCAGCATGAAGGGCGTCAAGGGCTTTGGTTTTTCAATCAAGGAGTTCATCAGCCAACTGCCGAACGCGACCCGCTCGTCGTTCATTGGCCTGGGCATCGGGATCCTGCCGGGTATTGGCGCTGGCACCTCGAACATTGTTTCCTACATCGCGGCAAAAAAGCGTTCAAAGCACCCGGAAGAATTCGGTAAAGGCTCCATCGAAGGCGTGGTTGCCAGTGAAACCGCGAACAACGCCGGTATTGGTGGTGCGATGATTCCGCTGCTGACCCTGGGTATTCCGGGCGACACCACCACCGCAGTGATGCTCGGCGGCTTCATGATTCACGGCATCCAGCCTGGCCCCCTGTTGTTCATCAGTCAGGGATCGCTGGTCTACACCATCTTTGCCGCGCTGATCCTGGCCTCGTTGCTGATGTTGGTGCTGGAGTTCTACGGACTGCGCATCTTCATCAAGTTGCTTGCTGTGCCTAAGCACATCCTGTTGCCGATTATCCTGGTGCTCTGCGTAGTCGGTGCGTTCGGTCTGAACAGCCGAATCTTCGACGTCTGGGCGGTGCTGCTGTTCGGCCTGCTGGGCTATGGCTTCGTCAAGGGCGGCTTGCCAATTGCGCCGTTCATCATTGGCTTCATCCTCGGGCCCATGGCTGAAACCAACCTGCGTCGCGGTCTGATGCTCTCGGATGGCAACTTCAGCGGCTTCCTGACCACGCCGATCTCGGCGGTCTTCCTGGCCCTGGCAGCGGCGTCTGTCTCCTGGCACTTGGTGACAGTGATCCGTCACAAGAAAAGTGCCGCCATTGAGCTGATGCGCAGCTAG